A stretch of Candidatus Poribacteria bacterium DNA encodes these proteins:
- a CDS encoding PspA/IM30 family protein, with the protein VFHPKPKGLGFHTATLGKPCTFKDSFIRRLTSVFQPLDSLWTLGKNRQRMGDKFAETVVVKFEPESEQTGVETEDPERVLEDVIVEMKDRLAEAREKVNASIGAEKQFQDAYENAVSQAERWQERAIISLEVGREDLAREDLEKRNEYRRLADQYKNQWEEQKQMVRNLNDLLEHLQQKTMEAEGKKAVVMAQHRNIDAEAHLREMLKELQDSKAFDALAKIDQDATEATALAKAAAEVDVAYQDMKLEREFSSYAEEASIDKDLTELKTKLQK; encoded by the coding sequence GGTGTTTCATCCCAAACCTAAAGGATTGGGCTTTCACACCGCAACTTTAGGTAAACCGTGCACTTTCAAAGATTCTTTTATTCGACGACTCACAAGCGTCTTTCAACCCTTGGATTCCCTCTGGACACTTGGAAAAAACCGGCAGCGGATGGGGGATAAGTTCGCGGAGACAGTTGTTGTGAAGTTTGAACCGGAATCGGAGCAAACTGGGGTCGAAACTGAAGATCCAGAGCGGGTTTTAGAGGATGTCATCGTTGAGATGAAGGACCGGCTTGCGGAAGCACGTGAGAAGGTTAATGCGTCTATCGGTGCTGAAAAACAATTTCAGGATGCTTACGAAAATGCTGTTTCTCAAGCAGAGCGGTGGCAAGAACGCGCTATTATCTCTCTCGAAGTAGGACGTGAGGATCTGGCTCGTGAAGATTTGGAAAAACGAAACGAATACCGACGCTTAGCGGATCAATACAAAAACCAGTGGGAAGAACAGAAACAAATGGTCCGGAATCTCAATGATCTCCTTGAGCATCTTCAGCAGAAAACGATGGAGGCAGAAGGGAAAAAAGCCGTTGTCATGGCACAACACAGAAACATCGATGCTGAAGCGCATCTACGTGAGATGTTAAAAGAGCTACAGGACAGTAAAGCATTTGATGCGCTTGCAAAGATAGATCAGGACGCGACAGAAGCAACTGCATTGGCAAAAGCAGCCGCTGAGGTGGATGTCGCGTATCAGGATATGAAATTGGAGCGTGAATTTTCGAGTTATGCTGAAGAAGCATCAATTGACAAGGACCTCACCGAATTAAAGACGAAATTGCAGAAGTAA